The following proteins are encoded in a genomic region of Lentilitoribacter sp. Alg239-R112:
- a CDS encoding ABC transporter substrate-binding protein — MKKLLLATAAAAALLTSPVLADDHGPIKIGVLLSFTGPIESLTPGMGGSAELAMKEVNESGKLLGGKQVESVRADATCIDSAAATAAAERLVTSDKVSVIMGADCSGVTGAVLQNVARANGIVMISPSATSPALTTAEDDGLFFRTAPSDARQGEVLAEIMMEKGIKSAALTYTNNDYGKGLADAIQSSFEAIGGKVTISAAHEDGKGDYSAEVAALAQAGGDALVVAGYLDQGGKGVIQGALDSGAFDMFALPDGMIGDSLPAAIGADLNGSFGTKPGSESKGNEIFNAMADKAGIKSDAYSAESYDAAALLMLAMQAANSSKSADVKGKIMDVANAPGEKILPGELGKALEILAAGGDVDYVGASAVELIGAGESAGTYQQILIDDEKVTVTNFR; from the coding sequence ATGAAAAAACTACTTCTTGCAACGGCTGCAGCGGCAGCTCTTCTAACATCACCAGTTCTAGCAGATGACCACGGTCCTATTAAAATTGGTGTACTTCTTAGCTTTACTGGTCCAATTGAATCTCTAACACCTGGCATGGGCGGCAGTGCTGAACTTGCTATGAAAGAAGTCAATGAAAGCGGAAAGCTTCTTGGCGGCAAACAAGTTGAATCTGTTCGCGCTGATGCGACATGTATCGATTCAGCTGCAGCTACTGCAGCGGCAGAACGTTTGGTTACATCTGATAAAGTGTCAGTCATCATGGGTGCTGACTGTTCTGGTGTTACTGGCGCAGTGTTGCAAAATGTTGCACGTGCAAATGGTATCGTGATGATTTCACCATCAGCAACCTCTCCAGCTTTAACAACAGCAGAAGATGATGGGCTTTTCTTCCGCACAGCTCCATCTGATGCACGTCAAGGCGAAGTTCTTGCCGAAATCATGATGGAAAAAGGCATAAAATCTGCTGCGTTGACATATACAAACAACGATTATGGTAAAGGTCTTGCTGATGCCATTCAATCAAGCTTCGAAGCAATAGGTGGTAAAGTTACTATCTCTGCAGCTCATGAAGATGGTAAAGGCGACTACTCAGCTGAAGTTGCAGCGTTAGCGCAAGCTGGTGGTGATGCTCTGGTCGTTGCTGGTTATCTTGACCAAGGTGGTAAGGGCGTTATCCAAGGTGCACTTGATTCAGGTGCTTTCGACATGTTTGCTTTACCCGATGGTATGATAGGCGATTCACTTCCTGCTGCAATCGGCGCGGACCTTAACGGCTCATTTGGAACGAAACCAGGCTCTGAAAGCAAGGGTAATGAAATATTTAATGCAATGGCTGACAAAGCTGGCATTAAATCAGATGCATATTCAGCAGAATCATATGATGCTGCTGCGCTTCTAATGCTAGCAATGCAAGCTGCAAACTCTTCAAAATCTGCCGATGTTAAAGGTAAGATCATGGATGTAGCAAATGCTCCAGGCGAAAAAATTCTTCCTGGCGAACTCGGCAAGGCACTAGAAATTCTAGCTGCTGGTGGTGACGTTGATTATGTCGGCGCAAGTGCTGTCGAATTGATAGGTGCTGGAGAATCTGCTGGTACTTACCAACAAATTCTCATTGATGACGAAAAAGTAACCGTCACAAATTTCCGCTAG
- a CDS encoding Lrp/AsnC ligand binding domain-containing protein — translation MNVVFVQIRCKPGSTYKVADALYEMEICSELFSTSGEWDLMAKIYPPDNADVGIFLNDHVGSIEGVERTLTTLTFKAFC, via the coding sequence ATGAACGTTGTTTTCGTTCAAATTAGATGCAAACCGGGCTCAACATATAAAGTTGCTGATGCACTCTATGAAATGGAAATTTGTTCAGAACTTTTCTCCACCAGCGGAGAATGGGACTTGATGGCAAAGATTTATCCACCTGACAATGCCGATGTAGGTATTTTTTTGAATGATCATGTTGGTTCTATTGAAGGCGTAGAACGAACACTTACGACACTAACTTTCAAAGCTTTTTGCTAG
- the kynU gene encoding kynureninase yields the protein MKKEAFHLPEDTIYLDGNSLGPLPKTASERLSKTIYNEWGEMLIKGWNEAGWMDQPRKLGDKLGLLLGCAQGSIVLGDTLSIKVYQALAAALNMSANRKVVLSDSGNFPTDLYMADGLLKTLDKGHELRVVAPEDVISNITDEIAVLMLTQVDYRTGRMHDMNQLTQAAHDVGTVVIWDLAHSAGAVPVNMAQSNAEFAVGCTYKYLNGGPGAPAFIYSRPDIADLIEPALSGWLGHEAPFAFDRDYRPAKGNERMRVGTPPIIQLAVLEAALDIWDDVSIEDIRTKSIELSELFIKEVEERCLQLKLASPRNPSTRGSQVSFTFEHGYAVMQALINEGVIGDFRAPNIIRFGFAPLYNDADDVLGAANILENIMTNKIWDQPKFKKRAAVT from the coding sequence TTGAAGAAAGAAGCATTCCACCTCCCCGAGGACACAATCTATCTTGATGGCAATTCGCTTGGTCCATTGCCAAAAACTGCTTCTGAACGGTTAAGTAAAACCATCTATAATGAATGGGGTGAGATGCTCATAAAAGGCTGGAACGAAGCCGGTTGGATGGATCAACCAAGAAAGTTAGGCGACAAACTAGGTTTACTTCTAGGTTGCGCTCAAGGCAGTATAGTTTTGGGTGACACACTTTCTATCAAAGTTTATCAAGCACTTGCAGCGGCGTTGAATATGTCTGCCAACCGTAAAGTTGTTTTATCCGATAGCGGTAATTTTCCAACAGACCTTTACATGGCCGATGGCCTGCTTAAAACCCTCGATAAAGGACACGAATTACGTGTAGTGGCACCAGAAGATGTCATAAGCAACATCACTGATGAAATAGCCGTCCTGATGCTTACACAAGTAGATTATCGAACAGGCCGAATGCATGACATGAACCAACTCACTCAAGCGGCACATGATGTCGGTACTGTTGTCATCTGGGATTTAGCTCATTCGGCTGGCGCTGTGCCTGTAAATATGGCCCAAAGCAACGCCGAGTTTGCCGTTGGTTGCACCTATAAGTACCTTAATGGCGGACCAGGTGCCCCCGCCTTCATCTATTCTCGGCCAGATATCGCAGACCTGATCGAACCAGCGTTAAGTGGTTGGCTAGGTCATGAAGCGCCATTTGCGTTTGATAGAGATTATCGGCCTGCAAAAGGTAATGAACGAATGCGCGTGGGAACGCCTCCGATAATTCAACTAGCTGTACTTGAGGCAGCATTGGATATTTGGGATGACGTATCCATTGAAGATATCCGAACCAAATCCATTGAGCTTTCTGAGTTGTTCATCAAGGAAGTGGAAGAACGCTGCCTGCAGTTAAAACTTGCTAGCCCACGCAATCCTTCAACTCGAGGTTCACAAGTCTCTTTTACATTCGAACACGGATACGCTGTAATGCAAGCGTTAATCAATGAGGGTGTCATAGGTGACTTTCGCGCACCAAATATAATTCGGTTCGGTTTCGCTCCTCTTTATAATGATGCAGACGATGTGTTGGGAGCTGCCAACATTCTAGAAAACATCATGACCAACAAGATCTGGGATCAACCAAAGTTTAAAAAACGAGCAGCAGTCACTTGA
- a CDS encoding alpha/beta hydrolase: protein MAGFETRDWDNAYENRGHIVGSTEIAEAWVKNAEAFRNLAKSDLNITTNDSGASRYDIFWPNDKPKGIFVFVHGGYWQITDKSTWSHLAKGAVDAGWAAVIPAYDLCPKVSIDNIIAMIATSINHAAKTIPGPIILTGHSAGGHLVATMCTTNTQLDHTVCERIKHVVPISGLCDLRPLLKTKINDALLLDWQTASALSPVLQQPIPNTRLTAWVGANERSEFLRQNRLLADMWHGLGANTQIIEEPDKHHFSVINGLEGQNSILMKTILNDI from the coding sequence ATGGCAGGCTTTGAAACTCGAGATTGGGACAATGCATATGAGAATCGAGGCCATATTGTTGGAAGCACAGAAATTGCCGAGGCTTGGGTTAAAAATGCAGAAGCATTTCGCAACCTCGCAAAGTCCGATTTAAACATTACAACCAATGACAGTGGAGCATCACGTTACGATATATTTTGGCCGAACGATAAGCCAAAAGGTATATTTGTTTTTGTACATGGCGGCTATTGGCAAATTACAGATAAATCAACATGGTCGCATTTAGCCAAAGGTGCAGTCGATGCTGGTTGGGCTGCAGTCATACCGGCGTATGATCTGTGCCCCAAAGTCAGTATCGACAATATTATCGCAATGATTGCAACGTCCATAAACCATGCAGCAAAAACAATCCCAGGACCTATTATTTTGACCGGTCATTCTGCCGGCGGCCATCTTGTTGCAACGATGTGCACAACCAACACCCAGTTGGATCATACAGTCTGCGAACGCATAAAACACGTCGTACCCATATCAGGCCTTTGTGATCTTCGACCCCTTCTTAAAACCAAGATCAACGACGCATTACTACTGGACTGGCAAACAGCCAGCGCACTAAGTCCTGTGCTGCAACAGCCTATACCAAATACTCGGTTGACCGCTTGGGTTGGCGCAAATGAACGTTCAGAATTTTTGCGCCAAAATAGGTTGCTCGCCGACATGTGGCATGGACTGGGTGCAAACACGCAAATCATCGAAGAACCTGATAAGCATCATTTTTCGGTTATCAATGGACTAGAAGGTCAAAATTCCATTTTGATGAAAACAATACTTAATGACATTTGA
- a CDS encoding ABC transporter ATP-binding protein, whose translation MNIVSDENLLEISGLTKTYPGVKANDDVSFDIGVGEIHALLGENGAGKSTLVKMIYGLVKPDAGKMQLLGQTYAPSEPRAARASGVAMVFQHFSLFEALDVAENIALGMENPPKMQDLAAQIRDVSESYGLPLDPAQLVGDLSAGERQRVEIIRCLLQNPKLLIMDEPTSVLTPQEVEILFHTLEKLRSEGRSILYISHKLEEIRTLCDTATILRHGKKVATCNPRVETARAMAEMMVDATLHVPEKKQRNVGDVVVKIDNLSLPALSMFGTSLKDINISIRTGEVLGIGGVAGNGQDELTSVVSGEIKSPDHEIKLHDKPIGKLGPNQRRELGILAAPEERLGHSASPNMSLTENALLSASRRKALESNGFINWRQTSDFAKEIIKSFDVRTPSENTAARALSGGNLQKFVVGREILQDPEVLIVNQPTWGVDAAAAATIRQALLDLADQGAAVIVISQDLDELLEISDWFAALNSGELSKPVKTTSLSLEKIGLMMGGAQSSDQPALSELAEPAV comes from the coding sequence TTGAACATTGTAAGTGACGAAAATCTTTTAGAAATTAGCGGTCTGACAAAGACTTATCCAGGCGTTAAAGCTAATGATGATGTGAGTTTTGATATTGGTGTTGGGGAGATTCACGCTCTTTTGGGTGAAAATGGTGCCGGTAAATCTACTCTTGTCAAAATGATATACGGACTGGTTAAACCTGATGCTGGAAAGATGCAGCTTTTAGGTCAGACCTATGCGCCTAGTGAACCAAGGGCCGCTCGCGCGTCAGGCGTTGCGATGGTGTTTCAGCATTTTTCGCTTTTCGAAGCGCTGGATGTCGCCGAAAATATTGCGCTTGGAATGGAAAATCCACCAAAGATGCAGGATTTAGCAGCGCAAATTCGAGATGTTTCAGAAAGCTATGGACTGCCGCTTGATCCGGCGCAACTTGTGGGTGATCTGTCTGCTGGTGAACGCCAACGTGTTGAGATCATTCGTTGTCTCTTGCAGAACCCTAAGCTGCTTATTATGGATGAGCCGACGAGTGTACTCACGCCGCAAGAAGTTGAGATCCTGTTTCACACACTGGAGAAGTTGCGTAGTGAAGGGCGGTCAATTTTGTACATTTCTCACAAACTCGAGGAGATACGTACTCTATGTGATACGGCTACGATTTTGCGACATGGTAAAAAGGTTGCAACATGCAATCCACGTGTTGAGACAGCCCGCGCTATGGCCGAGATGATGGTTGATGCAACGCTTCATGTTCCTGAAAAGAAGCAGCGAAATGTTGGCGATGTGGTTGTTAAGATTGACAATCTTAGTTTGCCTGCGCTTAGTATGTTTGGAACATCACTTAAAGACATAAATATTTCAATTCGTACGGGCGAAGTTTTGGGTATTGGCGGCGTAGCTGGTAACGGTCAGGATGAGTTAACGTCGGTGGTATCTGGTGAAATCAAAAGTCCAGACCATGAAATCAAACTGCATGATAAGCCTATTGGGAAATTAGGGCCGAACCAACGTCGTGAACTGGGAATACTTGCAGCTCCAGAAGAACGTTTAGGGCATTCCGCTTCGCCGAACATGTCTTTGACGGAGAACGCTTTGTTAAGCGCATCAAGACGTAAAGCATTAGAAAGTAATGGATTTATAAATTGGCGGCAAACAAGTGACTTTGCCAAAGAGATTATAAAATCATTTGATGTTCGCACACCGTCTGAAAATACCGCTGCACGAGCTTTGTCCGGTGGTAATTTGCAAAAATTTGTAGTCGGGCGGGAAATTCTGCAAGATCCTGAGGTGCTTATTGTTAATCAACCGACTTGGGGTGTTGATGCCGCCGCAGCTGCAACAATTCGGCAGGCCCTACTAGATCTTGCTGATCAGGGCGCCGCTGTTATTGTAATATCCCAAGACCTTGATGAGTTGTTAGAAATTTCAGACTGGTTTGCGGCGCTTAATTCTGGAGAATTATCTAAGCCGGTGAAAACGACATCACTGAGTTTGGAAAAAATTGGTCTTATGATGGGTGGCGCGCAAAGTTCTGACCAACCTGCTTTATCAGAACTAGCGGAGCCTGCTGTATGA
- a CDS encoding ABC transporter permease produces MIILEKRPQPSKFWTVTTPLLAVIATMIAGSIMFAILGKDPFEAIRTIFWDPLFSEQFAAFSRPQLLVKAAPLILIAIGLSIGFKAGVWNIGAEGQYIIGAICGAAVGLAFYPTESVFIFPLMVIAGAVGGFLWGMIPGFLRVKYHTNEILVSLLLVYVAEFILASVSLGALRNPDGAGFPGSRNLKEYASAYNPELIAGTGMHWGVVAALIAVIFAYVLFARHMMGFQIRLAGEAPKAAKFAGVSPGVLVLFCLGTSGALAGLAGLFEVSGPAGQINIDFNVGYGFTAIIVAFLGRLHPIGILLAGLLMALTYIGGELASFMLNVPSAAIQAFQGMLLFFLLAVDVLTNYRFRISTRGVA; encoded by the coding sequence ATGATTATTCTTGAAAAACGACCACAGCCGTCGAAATTCTGGACTGTTACAACACCCTTACTTGCGGTTATTGCAACTATGATCGCAGGAAGCATTATGTTTGCGATTTTAGGTAAAGATCCATTTGAAGCAATCCGGACGATTTTTTGGGACCCGCTATTCAGTGAGCAGTTTGCTGCATTTTCACGTCCGCAATTGTTGGTCAAGGCAGCCCCTCTTATTTTAATCGCGATAGGCCTATCAATCGGCTTTAAAGCTGGTGTTTGGAATATTGGTGCTGAAGGGCAGTATATTATTGGCGCTATCTGTGGTGCAGCGGTTGGGCTCGCATTCTATCCAACGGAAAGCGTTTTTATCTTCCCGCTCATGGTCATTGCTGGTGCTGTTGGTGGTTTTTTATGGGGAATGATCCCAGGATTTTTACGAGTAAAATATCACACGAATGAGATATTGGTATCGTTGCTTTTAGTTTATGTGGCCGAATTCATTTTAGCGTCTGTATCATTGGGTGCTCTAAGAAACCCGGATGGCGCTGGTTTTCCAGGTTCCCGAAATTTGAAAGAATATGCATCCGCTTATAATCCTGAACTTATTGCAGGAACCGGTATGCATTGGGGTGTTGTTGCAGCGTTGATTGCTGTCATCTTTGCATATGTTCTATTTGCGCGTCACATGATGGGATTTCAAATTCGTCTTGCAGGAGAAGCACCAAAAGCTGCTAAATTTGCCGGAGTTTCTCCCGGGGTATTGGTCTTATTTTGCCTCGGTACATCAGGTGCGCTTGCTGGTCTTGCAGGTTTGTTTGAAGTATCAGGCCCTGCCGGCCAAATTAATATTGATTTTAATGTTGGTTATGGATTTACTGCCATCATCGTTGCGTTTTTGGGGAGGCTACATCCTATTGGTATCTTGCTGGCCGGATTGTTAATGGCGTTGACTTATATTGGCGGTGAGCTTGCGAGCTTCATGCTCAATGTGCCAAGCGCAGCTATTCAAGCATTCCAAGGTATGTTGCTATTCTTTCTTCTCGCAGTTGACGTTTTGACGAATTATCGGTTTCGAATTAGTACGCGGGGAGTAGCATAA
- a CDS encoding ABC transporter permease, translated as MDLSAISPSLLIASLMVAATPIILAALGELVVERAGVLNLGVEGMMILGAICGFAVAVETGSPSLGFVAGAVGAAALSLIFAFLTQYLLSNQVATGLALTLFGLGFSSLIGQGYVGIRPPAVSKLDLGPLTDIPILGPMFFNHDLMVYLTLGLCFAIWAMLKYSRIGLILRAVGENHDAAHALGYKVIRVRVLAILFGGGCAGLGGAYLSLVRVPQWTEGMTAGAGWIALAIVVFGSWRPLRVLLGAYIFGGVTVLQLNLQAAGLAVPVEYLSMSPYLITIIVLVIMSAPRKRGQGRASLTAPACLGRPFHASH; from the coding sequence ATGGATCTATCAGCAATTTCTCCCAGTCTTCTCATTGCTTCTTTAATGGTGGCTGCAACACCCATTATTCTTGCGGCTCTCGGCGAACTTGTTGTTGAGCGTGCAGGTGTTCTTAATTTGGGTGTTGAAGGTATGATGATTCTTGGCGCCATCTGTGGTTTTGCAGTTGCGGTTGAAACAGGATCGCCTTCTTTAGGTTTTGTTGCCGGTGCTGTTGGTGCGGCTGCTTTATCGCTCATTTTTGCATTTTTAACGCAATATTTGTTGTCTAATCAGGTTGCTACTGGTTTGGCGCTTACGCTTTTCGGTCTTGGTTTTTCTTCTCTCATTGGGCAAGGGTATGTTGGAATTCGGCCGCCTGCTGTATCAAAACTTGATCTTGGACCACTTACGGATATTCCTATCCTGGGGCCCATGTTTTTTAACCATGACTTGATGGTTTATCTTACACTTGGTCTTTGTTTTGCAATTTGGGCGATGCTTAAATACTCACGTATTGGCTTGATACTACGTGCCGTCGGAGAAAATCATGATGCTGCACACGCTCTTGGGTATAAGGTTATTCGCGTTCGCGTTCTTGCTATATTATTTGGCGGTGGATGTGCGGGTTTAGGTGGTGCATATCTCAGCCTTGTTCGTGTTCCGCAATGGACGGAAGGCATGACAGCAGGCGCTGGATGGATTGCACTTGCCATTGTCGTTTTTGGTTCATGGCGCCCGTTACGTGTTTTACTTGGCGCATACATATTTGGTGGCGTTACTGTTTTGCAGCTTAATTTACAGGCAGCGGGTCTCGCCGTTCCTGTTGAATATTTGTCGATGTCGCCGTATCTGATTACTATAATCGTGTTGGTCATCATGTCGGCACCCAGAAAACGAGGCCAAGGTCGTGCCTCACTCACAGCGCCCGCTTGTTTGGGCCGCCCTTTCCATGCTTCACATTAA